From a single Alloactinosynnema sp. L-07 genomic region:
- a CDS encoding M36 family metallopeptidase, producing MRRRMVLTLTLGLVVAAAPGADAAPTTGVGQVFMVNPVQSSGNQALTDNKDADAAVPASAYVTVPLRNLDGSGTLTGKWVNVRAETGKPARSADGRFVFTRNQDEFEQVMAYFWVNQAQEYLQSIGFGSELAPVNAESQDVRTNQWGQDNSYSWDKHDIIRLGKGGVDDAEDAEVIVHEYGHAVHDAQVTGFGSAHEAGSIGEAFGDYLAVTVGLNAAQQYGWPVNAPAACVADWDAVSYTAAAPHCLRRIDSNLTYADMTNTSVHRDGMIWSRALWDIRNALGSTKADRIIVNAQFGFAPDTTFSAAALTTVATAQSMYGPAAANTVRAAFAARGIPGL from the coding sequence ATGCGACGCCGTATGGTCCTCACGCTCACGCTCGGCCTGGTCGTGGCCGCCGCCCCCGGCGCGGACGCCGCGCCCACCACCGGGGTCGGCCAGGTGTTCATGGTGAACCCGGTGCAGTCCAGCGGGAACCAGGCGCTGACCGACAACAAGGACGCGGACGCCGCGGTGCCCGCGTCGGCCTACGTGACCGTGCCGCTGCGCAACCTCGACGGCTCCGGCACCCTCACCGGCAAGTGGGTCAACGTGCGTGCCGAGACGGGCAAGCCCGCGCGGTCGGCCGACGGCCGGTTCGTCTTCACCCGCAACCAAGACGAGTTCGAGCAGGTCATGGCCTACTTCTGGGTCAACCAGGCGCAGGAGTACCTGCAGTCGATCGGCTTCGGCAGCGAGCTGGCGCCGGTGAACGCCGAGTCGCAGGACGTGCGCACCAACCAGTGGGGCCAGGACAACTCGTACTCCTGGGACAAGCACGACATCATCCGCCTCGGCAAGGGCGGCGTCGATGACGCCGAGGACGCCGAGGTCATCGTGCACGAGTACGGCCACGCGGTGCACGACGCCCAGGTCACCGGCTTCGGCTCGGCCCACGAGGCAGGCTCGATCGGCGAGGCGTTCGGCGACTACCTCGCCGTGACCGTCGGCCTGAACGCCGCCCAGCAGTACGGCTGGCCGGTCAACGCGCCCGCGGCGTGCGTCGCCGACTGGGACGCGGTCAGCTACACCGCCGCCGCCCCGCACTGCCTGCGCCGCATCGACTCGAACCTGACCTACGCGGACATGACCAACACCAGCGTCCACCGCGACGGCATGATCTGGTCGCGCGCCCTCTGGGACATCCGCAACGCGCTCGGGTCCACCAAGGCCGACCGGATCATCGTCAACGCCCAGTTCGGCTTCGCCCCCGACACCACCTTCAGCGCCGCGGCCCTGACCACGGTCGCCACGGCCCAGTCGATGTACGGCCCGGCCGCCGCGAACACCGTCCGCGCCGCGTTCGCCGCGAGGGGTATCCCCGGTTTGTGA
- a CDS encoding amino acid ABC transporter ATP-binding protein, giving the protein MSEPAVRITGLTKSFGTLKVLRGIDVEVASGEVVCIIGPSGSGKSTLLRCVNLLEEPNDGSVVVNGVELTHPDTDLDGARRRIGMVFQSFNLFGHLTVLNNLTIAQRKVLGRSKAEAEKVAMANMERVGLADKVNALPSQLSGGQQQRVAIARALSMNPEVMLFDEPTSALDPELVGEVLAVMRGLADEGMTMLVVTHEMQFAREVADKVLFMDGGYVVEQGPAAQVIGSPQHERTKTFLKRVLDPTHID; this is encoded by the coding sequence GTGAGTGAGCCCGCGGTCCGCATCACCGGACTCACCAAGAGTTTCGGCACCCTGAAAGTCCTGCGCGGCATCGACGTCGAGGTGGCCTCTGGCGAGGTCGTCTGCATCATCGGCCCGTCCGGCTCCGGCAAGTCCACGCTGCTGCGATGCGTGAACCTGCTTGAGGAACCTAACGACGGTTCCGTGGTCGTCAACGGCGTTGAGCTGACCCACCCCGACACCGATCTCGACGGCGCGCGGCGGCGGATCGGCATGGTGTTCCAGTCGTTCAACCTGTTCGGCCACCTCACGGTGCTGAACAACCTGACCATCGCGCAGCGCAAGGTCCTCGGCAGGTCCAAGGCCGAGGCCGAGAAGGTCGCGATGGCGAACATGGAACGGGTGGGCTTGGCCGACAAGGTCAACGCCCTGCCCAGCCAGCTCTCCGGCGGCCAGCAACAGCGGGTGGCGATCGCCCGCGCGCTGTCGATGAACCCCGAGGTCATGCTGTTCGACGAGCCGACCTCGGCGCTCGACCCGGAACTGGTCGGCGAGGTGCTGGCGGTCATGCGCGGCCTGGCCGACGAGGGCATGACGATGCTGGTCGTCACCCACGAGATGCAGTTCGCGCGTGAGGTGGCGGACAAGGTCCTGTTCATGGACGGCGGCTACGTCGTCGAGCAGGGCCCGGCGGCCCAGGTCATCGGCTCGCCGCAGCACGAGCGCACCAAGACCTTCCTCAAGCGCGTTCTGGACCCGACGCACATCGACTGA
- a CDS encoding amino acid ABC transporter permease, translating to MAMTKRQRVRVIRTAQYAVLVAFVLVAAFAADWGKIRMAFFDLDVAAKMFPEVISVALVNTLIYTGLGFGFGLALGLILALMRLSSVAVYRWIAGAYIEFFRGLPALLVILAIGSGIPLAFGTNLDRYVAIMIALGIVGSAYMAETIRAGIQAVPKGQVEAARSLGMSEGRAMIWIVIPQAFKIILPPLTNELILLTKDSSLVLFLGSSPLQYELTQFGRTSLNQSRSLTPVLVAGICYLIITIPLSYLSRYLEKRTGGRKIASPEKVDVDVEAVK from the coding sequence ATGGCAATGACCAAACGCCAACGCGTTCGGGTGATCCGGACCGCCCAATACGCCGTTCTCGTCGCCTTCGTCCTGGTCGCGGCGTTCGCCGCGGACTGGGGCAAGATCCGGATGGCCTTCTTCGACCTCGACGTCGCCGCCAAGATGTTCCCCGAGGTCATCAGCGTCGCCCTGGTCAACACCCTGATCTACACCGGACTCGGGTTCGGGTTCGGGTTGGCGCTCGGCTTGATCCTGGCACTGATGCGGCTGTCGAGCGTCGCGGTGTACCGGTGGATCGCGGGCGCCTACATCGAGTTCTTCCGCGGCCTGCCCGCGCTGCTGGTCATCCTGGCTATCGGTAGCGGTATCCCGCTGGCCTTCGGCACCAACCTCGACCGCTACGTCGCGATCATGATCGCGCTGGGCATCGTCGGCTCGGCGTACATGGCCGAAACGATCCGCGCGGGTATCCAGGCCGTCCCCAAGGGACAGGTCGAGGCGGCGCGGTCGCTGGGCATGTCGGAGGGCCGGGCGATGATCTGGATCGTCATCCCGCAGGCGTTCAAGATCATCTTGCCGCCGCTCACCAACGAGCTGATCCTGCTGACCAAGGACTCGTCGCTCGTGCTGTTCCTGGGGTCGAGCCCGCTGCAGTACGAGCTCACCCAGTTCGGTCGCACCTCGCTGAACCAGTCCCGCAGCTTGACCCCAGTTCTGGTCGCGGGCATTTGTTACCTGATCATCACCATTCCGCTCTCCTACCTGTCGCGGTACCTGGAGAAGCGGACCGGCGGACGCAAGATCGCGTCGCCGGAGAAGGTCGACGTGGACGTGGAGGCCGTCAAGTGA
- a CDS encoding basic amino acid ABC transporter substrate-binding protein — protein MLRSKLKVFALVPALALAVAAAGCGKTDTPSGGSTTGAAADAPQLIKSGKLLTCTGLPYEPFQFEKDGKVIGFDVDLVDLVAKKINVTQEIIDTPFDGIQSGVDLNSGKCDLAAAGMTITDTRKQNFDFSDPYFDATQALVSKKGSGIKDLAGLSGKKLAVQNGTTGMEYAQKNAPGVELVTFEDLGLLLTAVETGQVAAGINDNGVLFDWAKKKTDFEVVKEFATGEQYGIGVKKGNDKLLKLINSTLADAKKSGEYDKIYEKWFGKKPGSN, from the coding sequence GTGCTTCGATCCAAGCTCAAGGTGTTCGCCCTGGTCCCGGCGCTGGCCCTCGCGGTCGCCGCAGCGGGATGCGGGAAGACGGACACGCCCTCCGGGGGCTCCACGACGGGTGCGGCGGCGGACGCCCCTCAGCTCATCAAGTCCGGCAAGCTGCTGACCTGCACCGGTCTGCCTTACGAGCCGTTCCAGTTCGAAAAGGACGGCAAGGTCATCGGGTTCGACGTCGACCTGGTCGACCTGGTCGCGAAGAAGATCAACGTCACGCAGGAGATCATCGACACCCCGTTCGACGGCATCCAGTCCGGTGTCGACCTGAACTCGGGCAAGTGCGACCTCGCCGCGGCCGGGATGACGATCACCGACACGCGCAAGCAGAACTTCGACTTCTCCGACCCCTACTTCGACGCCACCCAGGCGCTCGTGTCGAAGAAGGGCTCCGGCATCAAGGACCTCGCCGGGCTGAGCGGCAAGAAGCTCGCGGTGCAGAACGGCACCACCGGCATGGAGTACGCGCAGAAGAACGCGCCGGGCGTCGAGCTGGTCACCTTCGAGGACCTCGGTCTGCTGCTGACCGCGGTCGAGACCGGCCAGGTCGCCGCGGGCATCAACGACAACGGCGTGCTGTTCGACTGGGCCAAGAAGAAGACCGACTTCGAGGTCGTCAAGGAGTTCGCCACCGGTGAGCAGTACGGCATCGGTGTCAAGAAGGGCAACGACAAGCTCCTGAAGCTCATCAACTCGACGCTGGCCGACGCCAAGAAGAGCGGCGAGTACGACAAGATCTACGAGAAGTGGTTCGGCAAGAAGCCGGGTAGCAACTAG
- a CDS encoding glucosidase has protein sequence MNEHDRLAESPFAHSPWRHWGPYLAGRQWGTVREDYSANGDAWGYFPFEQARSRAYRWGEDGIAGICDRYGFLNLSVALWNGQDEILKERYFGLANAEGNHGEDVKEHWWVVDGTPTHSWMKVVYRYPHAAYPYARLRELAKAAGRDAREPKLADTGVLDQDRFFDVEVTYAKAGPEDLCVQITATNHGPDPAPLHLVPQVWFRNTWSWGRDARKPSLVASTVDGWSRVLAEHSSLGRYTLHFDGSPRLLVTDNETDEALLFGRDANPSRYVKSGIGDHIVNGDPDSCQLVNGASQPGTKAAGWYRFDAVAPGESVTVRLRLISGDGHGGAFSGNFHKTMADREAEADAFYDGIAPAASEQEKQVARRAFAGLLWTKQHYRFRVREWLEGDPAHPPAPAERKASDARNRHWTQMDVADVLSMPDEWEYPWFAAWDLAFQMVPFAQIDPAFAKDQLLLLCREWLMHPDGRLPAYEWEFGDVNPPVHAWAALQVYRAEQRATGHGDRLFLARVFHKLLLNFSWWVNRKDPEGNNLFEGGFLGMDNIGPVNRSEPLPDGWRFEQSDATSWMATYALHLMTMALELARHDPAYEDVATKFVEHFLAIAQASTHFGSAGAPIWDEQDGFCYDLLARAGEQSRPVRVRSMVGLIPILASASLEPWVFTELPAFAERLNYVLHRQPEFGQFLTWREDEDGRRALLSLLDEGKLRRVLTRMFDEAEFLSPHGIRSLSAAHRDGIVVDIAGSEHRIHYEPGESHTTMFGGNSNWRGPVWFPTNALLVEALFVLDEFHRGGITLPVPTGSDTQVTAGQAARGLAGRLAALFLPGPDGARPADGKRIESTDSPRWREHMTFSEYFDGDTGEGLGATHQTGWTALVAVLLAGWPDGVD, from the coding sequence ATGAACGAACACGACAGGCTCGCCGAATCACCGTTCGCGCACTCACCCTGGCGGCACTGGGGGCCCTACCTGGCCGGGAGACAATGGGGCACAGTCCGTGAGGATTACTCAGCGAACGGGGACGCCTGGGGATACTTCCCGTTCGAGCAGGCCCGCTCCCGCGCCTACCGGTGGGGTGAGGACGGGATCGCCGGGATCTGCGACCGGTACGGGTTCCTCAACCTGAGCGTGGCGCTGTGGAACGGCCAGGACGAGATCCTCAAGGAACGCTACTTCGGCCTCGCCAACGCCGAGGGCAACCACGGCGAGGACGTCAAGGAACACTGGTGGGTGGTCGACGGCACCCCCACCCATTCGTGGATGAAGGTCGTCTACCGCTACCCGCACGCCGCCTACCCCTACGCCCGCCTGCGGGAACTCGCCAAGGCCGCCGGGCGCGACGCGCGTGAGCCCAAGCTCGCCGACACCGGGGTGCTCGACCAGGACCGCTTCTTCGACGTCGAGGTCACCTACGCCAAGGCCGGTCCCGAGGACCTCTGTGTCCAGATCACCGCGACCAACCACGGCCCCGACCCGGCGCCGCTGCACCTGGTGCCGCAGGTCTGGTTCCGCAACACCTGGTCGTGGGGCCGCGACGCGCGCAAGCCGTCGCTGGTCGCCTCGACCGTCGACGGCTGGTCGCGGGTCCTGGCCGAGCACTCCAGCCTCGGCCGGTACACGCTGCACTTCGACGGCTCGCCGCGGCTGCTCGTCACCGACAACGAGACCGATGAGGCGCTGCTGTTCGGCCGCGACGCCAACCCCAGCCGGTACGTCAAGTCGGGCATCGGCGACCACATCGTCAACGGCGACCCCGACTCCTGCCAGCTCGTCAACGGCGCATCGCAGCCGGGCACCAAGGCCGCCGGGTGGTACCGGTTCGACGCGGTCGCCCCGGGCGAGTCGGTCACCGTGAGACTGCGGCTGATCAGCGGCGACGGCCACGGCGGCGCGTTCAGCGGCAACTTCCACAAGACCATGGCCGACCGCGAGGCCGAGGCCGACGCGTTCTACGACGGCATCGCGCCCGCCGCGAGCGAACAGGAGAAGCAGGTCGCCCGGCGCGCGTTCGCGGGTCTGCTGTGGACAAAGCAGCACTACCGGTTCCGGGTCCGTGAGTGGTTGGAGGGCGACCCGGCGCACCCACCGGCACCGGCCGAGCGGAAGGCGTCGGACGCGCGCAACCGGCACTGGACCCAGATGGACGTCGCCGATGTGCTGTCCATGCCCGACGAGTGGGAGTACCCCTGGTTCGCCGCGTGGGACCTGGCCTTCCAGATGGTGCCGTTCGCCCAGATCGACCCGGCTTTCGCCAAGGACCAGTTGCTCCTGCTGTGCCGCGAGTGGCTGATGCACCCCGACGGTCGGCTGCCCGCCTACGAGTGGGAGTTCGGCGACGTCAACCCGCCGGTGCACGCGTGGGCGGCGCTGCAGGTCTATCGGGCCGAGCAGCGCGCGACCGGCCACGGCGACCGGCTGTTCCTGGCCAGGGTGTTCCACAAGCTGCTGCTCAACTTCTCGTGGTGGGTCAACCGCAAGGATCCCGAGGGCAACAACCTGTTCGAGGGCGGCTTCCTCGGCATGGACAACATCGGCCCGGTCAACCGCTCCGAGCCGCTGCCCGACGGCTGGCGCTTCGAGCAGTCCGACGCGACCTCGTGGATGGCCACCTACGCCCTGCACCTGATGACCATGGCGCTGGAGTTGGCCAGGCACGACCCGGCGTATGAGGACGTGGCGACCAAGTTCGTCGAGCACTTCCTGGCCATCGCGCAGGCCTCGACCCACTTCGGCTCGGCCGGGGCGCCGATCTGGGACGAGCAGGACGGCTTCTGCTACGACCTGCTCGCCCGCGCGGGCGAGCAGTCGCGGCCGGTCCGGGTGCGGTCGATGGTCGGGCTTATCCCGATACTGGCCTCGGCGTCGCTGGAGCCGTGGGTGTTCACCGAGCTGCCCGCGTTCGCCGAACGGCTCAACTACGTGCTGCACCGCCAGCCCGAGTTCGGCCAGTTCCTCACCTGGCGCGAGGACGAGGACGGCCGCCGCGCCCTGCTGTCGCTGCTGGATGAAGGCAAACTCCGGCGCGTGCTGACCCGGATGTTCGACGAGGCCGAGTTCCTCAGCCCGCACGGCATCCGGTCATTGTCCGCCGCCCACCGCGACGGGATCGTGGTCGACATCGCGGGCTCGGAACACCGGATCCACTACGAACCCGGCGAGTCCCACACCACGATGTTCGGCGGCAACTCCAACTGGCGCGGCCCGGTCTGGTTCCCGACGAACGCCCTGCTGGTGGAGGCCCTGTTCGTCCTCGACGAGTTCCACCGCGGTGGCATCACCCTGCCCGTGCCGACCGGTTCGGATACGCAGGTCACCGCAGGTCAGGCGGCCCGCGGCCTGGCGGGCAGGCTCGCCGCGCTGTTCCTGCCCGGCCCGGACGGCGCCCGCCCCGCCGACGGGAAACGCATCGAGTCGACCGACTCCCCGCGCTGGCGGGAGCACATGACATTCAGTGAGTATTTCGACGGCGACACCGGCGAGGGCCTGGGCGCCACCCACCAGACCGGGTGGACGGCGTTGGTGGCGGTATTGCTCGCCGGGTGGCCTGACGGGGTCGACTGA
- a CDS encoding ESX secretion-associated protein EspG produces MKVELSVHTLYRLLETQNLGEPHTVFTGGERYYSPRFKQENDAQFRRELERAKIVTQRGIDPDFLDLVQVVQRAGTEYYGWLRDAEGPYTVLTATAGRLGVLAERIGDQVTFERIDAARALESFVYRLPNVPPARGEAISVRMADLTPAKPDGYGRRSAAPPQARKLDELMKQPRVGGAKLYTAKRDQRGRRLRAAEWITAIDLQAGRWAIYKTGRGETSVMAVPGSAQFIGKRLRELHETID; encoded by the coding sequence GTGAAGGTCGAACTTTCCGTCCACACGCTCTACCGCCTGCTGGAGACGCAGAACCTCGGCGAGCCGCACACCGTCTTCACCGGCGGCGAGCGCTACTACTCGCCGCGGTTCAAGCAGGAGAACGACGCCCAGTTCCGCCGCGAGTTGGAGCGGGCCAAGATCGTCACCCAGCGCGGGATCGACCCCGACTTCCTCGACCTGGTCCAGGTGGTCCAGCGCGCGGGCACCGAGTACTACGGCTGGCTGCGCGACGCCGAAGGCCCCTACACCGTGCTGACCGCCACCGCAGGCAGGCTCGGGGTGCTCGCCGAACGCATCGGCGACCAGGTCACCTTCGAGCGGATCGACGCCGCCCGCGCGCTTGAGTCGTTCGTCTACCGCCTGCCGAACGTGCCCCCGGCGCGCGGCGAGGCGATCTCGGTGCGCATGGCCGACCTGACCCCCGCCAAGCCCGACGGCTACGGCAGGCGCTCGGCCGCCCCGCCACAGGCCCGCAAGCTCGACGAGCTGATGAAACAACCCCGCGTCGGCGGCGCGAAGCTCTACACCGCCAAACGCGACCAGCGCGGCAGGCGCCTGCGCGCCGCGGAGTGGATCACCGCCATCGATCTCCAGGCGGGCCGGTGGGCGATCTACAAGACCGGCCGCGGCGAGACGTCGGTCATGGCGGTCCCCGGCAGCGCGCAGTTCATCGGCAAGCGCTTGCGGGAGCTTCACGAAACCATCGACTGA